The DNA window TTTCGGTGTGTCTGAACTATGGAATCCGGAATTGTAATTTTCACCATTTGCCTTTTTATATTCTTTTGGTGACTGCACATGACGTACATTCAATTTTTCTGCGATTGCTCCAAGACTGAACCCATCAATTTTCCATGAAAATATTTTTCTTACAATATCCGCTGCATAAGAATCAATCACCAGACAATTCTTATTCTCCGGATCTTTGCAGTAACCATACGGGGCAAATGCTCCAATAAATTCACCTTTTTCACGTTTGATTTTCTGGTGGCTTCGCACTTTACCGGAAATGTCCCGGCAATAGCTTTCATTTACAAAATTTTTGATTGGAACAACAAATGACTTTTCTGAAAATCTGCTGTTTTACTGTCAAACTGGTCTGTAACTGAAATAAAACGCACATTTAAAGCCGGGTAGGTCTTTTCGATCCATCGCCCGGCTTCTATATACTCTCTTCCGAATCTGGATAAGTCTTTTACAATCACGCAGTTTACTTTTCCAGCTTCTATATCAGTTGTCATTCGTTTAAACTCAGGTCGGTCAAAATTTCCTCCTGAGTATCCGTCATCCACATATATATCAAAAATCTGAATATCCGGCTGGCTTTTTACAAAGCTCCGAAGTAACTCTCTCTGATTTGCAATGCTGTTGCTCTCTGACTTCGCATCGCCCTCTTCCATATCATCTTTCGATAATCGAAGATACAATGCAGCATCGTATATATCTGGCATATTCATTTGCATCTGTTCCATTTTACATCGCTCCCAACTTACTTATTCCATTGAATAGAAGTCAGAAACCATGTATCACGTTCATTTTCCCTGACCTCACATTAACATAACATCTGTAGCTTCGCAAGATGTTTTTTTCAAGACTTGCATCTAATACATCAACTCCGTTCTTTTTCTAAGATAATCGCTAATGGCATCTGTGGCATCCATTTCTCCTGTCATCTCCACAACCACTACATATCCTTCATTCATGTGGGCATACGGCTGATCGCCGGATTTATCCAGAAAAGTTTCCACTTTCTCAGAAATAGCTTTATCCATATCAGGAATTAAATCTTCAATGTCCTTTAACTGCTCCAGATCAACACTGGAGTCTATTACTGACTGATTCACCATGATGCTCACCTCTTTTCCAACATATTCTTTGTATCAGTTGTCCTATACCTGCAATTTTCTCAATTGCATCACCTTACCTTTTCGTATTTTGTTCTCACAGTTTATCTATTGTTATAGCATTGCATATTCCGTTCGGCGTGTTGGCTTCCATTCGTATAATCTGCTGTCAGCGTTACTGCCAACCTCTATCAGAATATTTCTGAATGCTGGTAGCTTCTTCGCAAACTTACCAGCCGTTTCCGGAGTATCTTTGACGCTCGCCCGTAAAATCCTTTACAGGGTTATGGCATCTGTGGAATCAGATTATACAGCTCATGTAATTTTCAAGGTACAAAAGAGAGTTTTTTGAATATCCTTTCACTTATTACAGCCTAGAAACACCAAAATGTTGTTCTCTTCAAAAAAATCCTCTCACTAATAAAGCCTGACAGAAGGATTTTACAACCTCATTTTGCAATAATTTGCAAATAGTATTTATCCTCATCTGTACATTCGCTTTCATGCGAACCTTTATCGTACTGTCATTTTAATTCGCATTCATGCGAATGTCAAGTGTTTTATTCGCTTCAATGCGAATCTTTCTGTTTACATTCACTGTTTTTGGTAGTAAAATGGATTTATCAAAAAGAAAGTGGGAAATCTGATATGACAATCGGTGATAAAATAAAAAAAATCCGGACATTCCGGAATATGACACAGGCAGAACTTGGTGCTGCCCTCGGCTGGGGCGATAAAGGTGCAAACCGCCTTGCCCAATATGAAACGAATTACCGGGTTCCCCGCAAAGATCTGGTAACTGAAATGGCTAAAATTCTGGATGTGAATCCACTGGCACTGCATGAGCCTACTACTATGGATGCTTCTGAACTTATGGAAATCCTGTTCTGGATTGACGAATTTAATCCGGCAGCTATCAATCTCTTTCAGTTAGAAACTTATCCCGGAGAGAAATGCAATTCCAGCGAAGATACCTCTGTCCGTTACCATGATTCAGATAACTGGCCTGCTCATCCACCTGTTGGTATGTGGTTCAATTATGGAGTTCTCAATGATTTTATGAAAGAATGGGTTCTCAGAAAGAAAGAATTAAAATCTGGCGAAATTACCAGAAATGAATATTTTGAATGGAAAATCAACTGGCCGCAGACCTGTGATGGGTGTGAGAAATTTGAGCCGAAAAGGCAGTGGCGATCTGTTAATGCTGAACTTAGTGAAACTTAGCAAAACTTAAATTTATTATGTTTTTTCTCGTTAGTCAAAGAGAAGGCACTGTAAAACCAATAATTCAGTGGTTTTCAGTGCCCTTTTTCATATTGCTCTATTGAATTTTCCTCATCCCGCCTATATAAGTGAAACTTAGCGAAACTTAAATTATGCCCAATATGGAATATACTTTTTATATCTTGGTGCAGTATCCGGATCCATTACTTTAATATAGCCTCCGTCAACAGCACTGGTAAGAAGTCGAGATGCTTTCGCTTTCTCTTTTTCTCCCAATCCAAATATTTTTCGAATATCTGAGTTAGAAATCCCCTCAAAATTGA is part of the Blautia faecicola genome and encodes:
- a CDS encoding helix-turn-helix domain-containing protein, producing MTIGDKIKKIRTFRNMTQAELGAALGWGDKGANRLAQYETNYRVPRKDLVTEMAKILDVNPLALHEPTTMDASELMEILFWIDEFNPAAINLFQLETYPGEKCNSSEDTSVRYHDSDNWPAHPPVGMWFNYGVLNDFMKEWVLRKKELKSGEITRNEYFEWKINWPQTCDGCEKFEPKRQWRSVNAELSET
- a CDS encoding DUF6870 family protein, which translates into the protein MVNQSVIDSSVDLEQLKDIEDLIPDMDKAISEKVETFLDKSGDQPYAHMNEGYVVVVEMTGEMDATDAISDYLRKRTELMY